A genomic segment from Abyssibacter profundi encodes:
- the trmL gene encoding tRNA (uridine(34)/cytosine(34)/5-carboxymethylaminomethyluridine(34)-2'-O)-methyltransferase TrmL: MSPLAIALFEPEIPPNTGNVIRLCANLGAELHLVEPLGFDMDDKRLRRAGLDYHEFAHVQRHANLEALAQAQGHRRWLCCSTRGAERYDRVQYQTNDLLVFGPETRGLPQAVLDAQPAGQRVRIPMRPDNRSLNLSNAVAVIAYEAWRQLGFIGGS, from the coding sequence ATGAGTCCGCTTGCCATTGCCCTGTTCGAACCCGAAATCCCACCCAACACCGGCAACGTCATCCGGCTATGCGCCAACCTGGGTGCCGAGTTGCACCTGGTCGAACCCCTGGGTTTCGACATGGACGACAAGCGGCTGCGCCGCGCAGGACTGGATTACCACGAATTCGCCCACGTGCAACGCCATGCAAACCTCGAGGCGCTCGCGCAGGCACAGGGCCACCGCCGCTGGCTTTGCTGCTCGACACGGGGGGCCGAACGCTACGACCGGGTGCAATACCAGACCAACGACCTGCTGGTCTTCGGGCCCGAAACCCGAGGTCTGCCCCAGGCCGTGCTGGACGCTCAACCCGCCGGGCAGCGGGTGCGCATTCCAATGCGCCCAGACAATCGCAGCCTCAACCTGTCGAACGCGGTGGCGGTCATCGCCTACGAAGCCTGGCGGCAGCTGGGCTTTATCGGCGGCAGCTAA
- a CDS encoding inositol monophosphatase family protein yields the protein MTQPTPSPFVQAALEAAEAAAEIIRSRYQGAFDVQIKADDSPVTEVDIACEKAIKAVLGRAFPDHGFYGEELGRESIDAEYVWLIDPIDGTKSFVRGYPFFSTQIALLHHGDLLVGVSSAPCFDGGQVAWAEQGQGAWLNGAPIQVSDVDSLARSTLSIGNVPTLAAGSRWASLGQLIQQVHRIRGYGDFYHYHLLASGKLDVVIESDVNILDIAALTVILREAGGDITDLDGGPIDLDTTSVLATNGRLRASAVAVLGDG from the coding sequence ATGACGCAACCCACCCCGTCCCCCTTTGTTCAGGCTGCCCTCGAGGCGGCAGAAGCTGCGGCCGAGATCATTCGATCACGCTATCAAGGCGCGTTCGATGTGCAGATCAAGGCGGATGACAGCCCGGTGACGGAGGTCGACATCGCCTGCGAAAAGGCGATCAAGGCTGTCCTGGGCCGGGCGTTCCCCGACCATGGTTTCTATGGTGAAGAACTGGGGCGCGAATCGATTGATGCAGAGTACGTCTGGCTCATCGACCCCATTGATGGGACCAAGAGCTTTGTCCGGGGGTATCCCTTCTTTTCGACACAGATCGCGCTGCTGCATCACGGCGATCTGCTGGTGGGTGTGTCGTCAGCGCCGTGCTTTGATGGTGGGCAGGTGGCCTGGGCCGAGCAGGGGCAGGGTGCGTGGTTGAACGGTGCACCGATCCAGGTGAGCGATGTGGACAGCCTGGCGCGCAGCACGCTGTCGATCGGCAATGTACCAACACTGGCCGCCGGTTCGCGCTGGGCGTCTTTGGGGCAGCTGATCCAGCAGGTCCACCGCATTCGTGGCTATGGCGATTTCTACCACTATCACCTGCTCGCCTCGGGCAAGCTGGATGTGGTCATCGAATCGGATGTGAACATCCTGGATATCGCCGCTCTGACCGTGATTCTGCGCGAAGCCGGTGGCGACATCACCGACCTGGATGGTGGCCCCATCGATCTGGACACCACCAGCGTATTGGCTACAAACGGTCGTCTGCGCGCCTCTGCAGTGGCTGTTCTTGGCGACGGCTAA
- a CDS encoding TonB-dependent receptor plug domain-containing protein gives MSQNLYSLTGPITLARHGLRAMALAAGVLCAAVSAAQSPGDSQTLPPVEVSGQASEIETLGHVERINTARARARALELTDLLDQQAGLQVRRSGGFGSFATVSARGASAQQTTLTLNGLPLAPTISGDFNLGALSLKQIDHIDLYAGYAPIEFAAAGPGGVIDLRTDPEGWMPSGYASTGSASTWQAGARTSLEHGLARHGFSLGVAASDNDYSIRNPNRAFDPSDPDRRREEPRRNADVRRVHGLYVGRWGADDGPRMDSLIQLQDQDQGIPDARNSTLARTRLGSQQANLQTRIRWSEPGVWPLGLTTRGFWQASRLRYDDRQDQVGISAQLTDTRQHHYGADLLARTELTPALHWSGLARLSRETYRATDLLRNRQDSGARQHAQLATELHWERDSALSSSATLRHQIVEDRFAAQRHQRDTATTWQLAAQWSPTSPWQLHVNGGRSIRPPTFFERFGDRGLFIGNSTLRPESGRNLNLGLGWVHLPWRASIEAYASLLDDAIVTQFDVLSGIGRAENADSARVWGAEARLTGTWGLGPAGRLNLVLRAAAQDTENTSAGVLNGKQLPGRFRQKGFSSLTWLLPRDYELFYEVLLERGRFYDSLNSRPAPDVQVHDLGLRKVLPLGRYRLDLGGEIRNLTDQHTQDFSAQPQPGRQFFVSLEWVLAPTPHHGMDS, from the coding sequence ATGTCGCAGAATCTGTACAGCTTGACTGGCCCCATTACGCTGGCCCGGCACGGCCTGCGCGCAATGGCGTTGGCCGCCGGCGTGCTATGCGCCGCCGTGAGCGCGGCCCAATCCCCGGGCGACAGCCAAACGCTGCCCCCTGTGGAAGTCTCGGGACAGGCCAGCGAGATCGAAACCCTGGGCCATGTGGAGCGAATCAACACGGCTCGGGCGCGCGCCCGGGCCCTGGAACTCACCGACCTGCTCGACCAGCAGGCGGGGTTGCAGGTCCGGCGCAGCGGTGGCTTCGGCAGTTTCGCGACCGTCTCGGCGCGCGGTGCCTCGGCACAGCAGACCACGTTGACACTGAACGGGCTCCCGCTGGCGCCCACGATTTCGGGTGATTTCAATCTGGGGGCGCTCAGCCTCAAGCAAATCGATCACATTGATCTATATGCCGGCTACGCGCCCATCGAGTTCGCCGCTGCCGGCCCTGGCGGGGTCATTGACCTGCGCACGGACCCGGAGGGCTGGATGCCCAGCGGCTACGCCAGCACTGGCTCGGCCAGCACCTGGCAGGCCGGTGCCCGTACAAGCCTCGAGCATGGCCTCGCCCGCCATGGATTCAGCCTCGGCGTGGCGGCAAGCGACAACGACTATTCGATCCGTAACCCCAACCGGGCCTTCGACCCCTCCGACCCCGACCGGCGCCGCGAAGAACCCCGGCGCAATGCGGATGTGCGGCGCGTCCATGGACTGTATGTCGGCCGATGGGGCGCCGATGACGGACCGCGCATGGACAGCCTCATTCAGCTTCAGGATCAGGATCAGGGCATTCCGGACGCCCGCAACAGCACACTCGCCCGCACCCGCCTGGGTAGTCAGCAAGCCAATCTGCAAACCCGCATTCGCTGGAGCGAACCCGGCGTTTGGCCGCTTGGGCTCACAACACGCGGCTTCTGGCAGGCCAGCCGGCTCCGATACGACGATCGCCAGGATCAAGTCGGCATCTCCGCGCAGCTCACCGACACCCGGCAACACCACTACGGCGCGGACTTGCTGGCCAGGACAGAGCTGACACCGGCACTGCACTGGTCCGGTCTGGCCCGGCTGTCCCGCGAGACCTACCGCGCCACCGACCTGCTGCGGAATCGACAGGATAGCGGCGCGCGTCAGCATGCGCAGCTGGCCACCGAACTGCACTGGGAACGAGATTCGGCGCTAAGCAGCAGCGCCACGCTTCGGCACCAGATCGTGGAAGACCGCTTTGCGGCGCAGCGCCACCAGCGCGATACCGCCACGACCTGGCAGCTGGCGGCGCAGTGGTCGCCGACATCCCCCTGGCAACTGCACGTCAACGGTGGCCGGTCGATCCGACCACCCACCTTCTTTGAACGCTTTGGTGATCGCGGACTGTTTATTGGCAACAGCACGCTACGCCCCGAGTCCGGACGCAACCTCAACCTAGGCCTGGGCTGGGTCCATCTGCCCTGGCGCGCCAGCATCGAGGCCTACGCCAGCCTGCTGGACGATGCCATCGTCACCCAGTTCGACGTGCTATCAGGCATCGGACGCGCGGAGAACGCCGACAGCGCACGCGTCTGGGGCGCCGAAGCGCGATTAACCGGCACCTGGGGGCTGGGGCCAGCGGGTCGACTCAACCTGGTGCTACGCGCCGCGGCGCAGGACACCGAGAACACCAGCGCAGGCGTGCTCAACGGCAAGCAATTGCCCGGCCGCTTCCGCCAGAAAGGCTTCTCAAGCCTGACCTGGCTGCTGCCACGCGACTACGAGCTGTTCTACGAGGTGTTACTGGAACGCGGCCGCTTCTACGACAGCCTCAACAGCCGACCCGCCCCCGATGTTCAGGTCCACGACCTGGGCTTGCGCAAAGTGCTCCCACTGGGTCGATACCGCCTCGACCTGGGTGGCGAGATTCGCAATCTCACCGACCAACACACCCAAGATTTCAGCGCCCAGCCGCAACCGGGCCGCCAGTTCTTCGTCAGCCTCGAATGGGTGCTGGCGCCGACGCCCCACCATGGAATGGATTCATGA
- a CDS encoding patatin-like phospholipase family protein: MTDGTPHPSPPTLADWLALEPFGLTLSSGFFGFFAHAGVVQALAERKLQPASLSGSSAGALIGASWAAGLSPSAIAERLLVLDKTDFWDPFPGAGLIRGKRFERLLESWLPVQRLEDCRVPLALSVYDVFARKTRVLTQGPLARAVRASCAVPLMFHPVWIRGRAYLDGGVQDRPGLAGMTQSRVLYHHLASRSPWRSADGAHTVIPERPGLIALVLDDLPRAGPDALDRGVEAYHMALALTRAALDQPAPAHVLHVGP, encoded by the coding sequence ATGACCGACGGAACGCCTCACCCATCGCCCCCGACACTGGCCGACTGGCTTGCATTGGAACCCTTTGGCCTGACGCTGTCCTCCGGCTTTTTCGGTTTTTTTGCCCATGCCGGCGTGGTGCAGGCACTGGCCGAGCGCAAGCTCCAGCCCGCCAGCCTTTCGGGGTCTAGCGCCGGCGCGCTGATTGGCGCCAGCTGGGCGGCCGGCCTGTCCCCCTCGGCCATTGCCGAGCGGCTGCTGGTGCTGGACAAGACCGATTTCTGGGACCCCTTCCCTGGGGCCGGCCTGATCCGTGGCAAGCGCTTCGAGCGCCTGCTGGAGAGCTGGTTGCCAGTGCAGCGACTGGAGGACTGCCGCGTTCCGCTGGCCCTGTCGGTGTATGACGTCTTCGCCCGCAAGACCCGCGTGCTCACGCAAGGCCCGCTGGCCCGTGCCGTACGCGCATCCTGCGCGGTACCCCTCATGTTTCACCCCGTGTGGATCCGAGGCCGCGCCTATCTGGATGGCGGCGTACAGGATCGACCCGGACTCGCGGGCATGACGCAATCCCGGGTGCTTTATCACCACCTCGCATCGCGCTCGCCCTGGCGCTCGGCCGACGGGGCGCACACGGTCATCCCCGAACGCCCCGGCCTGATTGCGCTGGTCCTCGACGACTTGCCCCGCGCCGGTCCGGACGCACTCGACCGTGGTGTCGAGGCTTACCACATGGCATTGGCGCTCACGCGTGCTGCATTGGACCAACCGGCGCCCGCCCACGTGCTGCACGTCGGGCCATGA
- a CDS encoding cob(I)yrinic acid a,c-diamide adenosyltransferase yields MGHRLSKIVTRTGDAGTSGLADGERLPKTHPRFQAMGDVDELNALLGVLLAHHIAERFAAPLRPVQHQLFNLGGELAMPGQALIREDHVAALEQALEPLNADLPPLKEFVLPTGPLPVVTTHHARAVCRRAERAVWAVMEEDDDASRLPAVYLNRLSDLLFVIARQLARAANPQEQTWQI; encoded by the coding sequence ATGGGCCACCGACTCAGCAAGATCGTGACGCGCACCGGCGACGCCGGCACCAGTGGGCTGGCGGACGGCGAGCGTCTGCCCAAGACCCATCCAAGGTTCCAGGCCATGGGCGATGTGGACGAGTTGAACGCATTGCTGGGCGTGTTGTTGGCCCACCACATCGCGGAACGCTTCGCCGCGCCGCTCAGGCCGGTCCAGCATCAGCTCTTCAACCTCGGTGGCGAGCTCGCCATGCCCGGCCAGGCTCTGATCCGCGAGGACCATGTGGCGGCCCTGGAGCAGGCATTGGAACCACTGAATGCCGACCTGCCTCCGCTCAAGGAATTTGTGCTACCCACCGGCCCGCTGCCCGTGGTCACCACCCATCACGCCCGTGCTGTCTGCCGCCGGGCAGAGCGTGCGGTCTGGGCCGTCATGGAGGAGGACGACGACGCCTCACGACTGCCCGCGGTCTACCTGAACCGGCTCTCCGACCTGCTATTCGTCATTGCCCGGCAGCTTGCCCGGGCGGCGAATCCACAGGAACAGACCTGGCAGATCTAA
- the ampE gene encoding regulatory signaling modulator protein AmpE — MILLSMVLALGLERALSHLESWREHALFERHVRWFHRSAPAAMWNTPWALLWLLGPTLLVTLAVQWLLADAVYGVLEFVFATLVLLLSLGPRDLGEEIHALLAAQENGDQAAVDRLRADLLSTPGRLTQACQGDDRRSVIAAICIQAHERSFAVLMWFFVLGPVGAVAYRIVSGLPRVLQDAGDSPRALEPATRLHGIMAWVPARITQMLYALAGSTDDALAERHRVLQTPAVNWVADTWRQLAVVGVGALSVQDDRGQSPPSRSLEASLEAVLGLRGRALLVLLALLALPTIGGWLG; from the coding sequence ATGATTCTGCTGTCGATGGTGTTGGCGCTGGGGCTGGAGCGTGCGCTCAGTCATTTGGAGAGCTGGCGCGAGCACGCCTTGTTCGAGCGTCACGTTCGCTGGTTTCATCGATCCGCGCCGGCTGCCATGTGGAATACCCCCTGGGCGCTGCTGTGGCTGCTGGGCCCCACGCTGCTGGTGACGCTGGCCGTGCAGTGGCTGTTGGCCGATGCGGTCTACGGCGTGCTTGAGTTCGTGTTCGCCACCTTGGTGTTGCTGCTGTCATTGGGGCCCAGGGACCTGGGTGAGGAGATTCACGCGCTGCTCGCTGCCCAGGAAAATGGTGACCAGGCCGCTGTTGATCGTTTACGCGCCGATTTGTTGAGTACGCCGGGCCGGCTGACGCAGGCCTGTCAGGGCGACGATCGCCGCTCCGTGATCGCCGCGATTTGCATTCAGGCGCACGAACGCAGTTTTGCCGTACTGATGTGGTTCTTCGTGCTGGGGCCGGTGGGGGCCGTGGCGTATCGGATCGTCTCGGGACTGCCGCGGGTTCTGCAGGATGCGGGCGACAGTCCGCGCGCGCTCGAACCCGCCACGCGGTTGCACGGCATCATGGCCTGGGTGCCCGCCCGGATCACGCAGATGCTTTACGCGCTGGCCGGCAGCACGGACGATGCCTTGGCCGAGCGGCACCGTGTGCTGCAGACCCCGGCCGTGAACTGGGTGGCGGATACCTGGCGCCAGTTGGCGGTTGTCGGTGTCGGCGCGCTGAGCGTTCAGGATGACCGTGGCCAGTCGCCGCCCAGCCGCTCATTGGAAGCGTCGCTGGAGGCCGTGCTGGGTTTGCGCGGCCGCGCGTTGCTGGTCCTGCTTGCATTGCTGGCTTTGCCCACCATTGGTGGCTGGCTGGGATGA
- a CDS encoding YhcB family protein, with the protein MEFGPEISLVALFIGLVIGGAIGFLVGRAGVSRQRQAVDEHAKAQADLQRDVETHLRETAGLMDRLAADYQDMYAHLAAGARRFGVSEAPLDRGRALSDQSVAAEPAPHGAAPDQPPRRDEPV; encoded by the coding sequence ATGGAATTTGGACCTGAGATCAGTTTGGTCGCCTTGTTTATTGGCCTGGTCATTGGCGGGGCGATCGGCTTCCTGGTGGGGCGGGCCGGTGTGAGCCGTCAACGCCAGGCCGTGGATGAGCATGCCAAGGCCCAGGCGGATCTCCAGCGCGATGTGGAGACCCATCTGCGCGAGACCGCAGGGTTGATGGACCGATTGGCGGCCGACTACCAGGACATGTACGCGCACTTGGCCGCCGGCGCCCGACGCTTTGGGGTGAGTGAAGCACCGCTGGATCGGGGGCGCGCCCTGTCGGATCAGTCCGTGGCTGCCGAGCCCGCACCGCACGGGGCCGCGCCGGATCAGCCGCCGCGCCGCGACGAGCCCGTCTGA
- a CDS encoding M16 family metallopeptidase, which produces MRPLLLPLLVAALSGCAAFTAQTTDSPRPSPAVEIPSLDIPYQAFTLDNGLRVVIHEDHKAPIVAVNLWYHVGSKDETPGKTGFAHLFEHLMFNGSEHYDDEFFRPLENVGATGLNGTTNVDRTNYYGTVPSGALDLVLWLESDRMGHLLGAITQDKLDEQREVVKNEKRQRANQPYGQVWERIAAATYPQGHPYSWSTIGSMADLEAASLDDVHAWFRRYYGPNNATLVIAGDVDTEQALARVRHYFGGIEPGPAVSRRTQWIAPMQAPKRERMVDDVPQHRIYKVWNIPGLDTRAASELNLLSDVLGSGKNSRLYQRLVYEDQIATDVSAGIWPKELGSQFIMTATVQPGGDPAAVEAAMTEELSRLLADGPRSDELSRVRTRVTAGFIRGAERVGGSSGKSGILARSAVFGGSPDAYKRYLDVLENATPQDLREVGQQWLDAGVYTLVVEPKASLAATTDDPVDRSQLPTPGTPPDLRLPTVQTTTLANGIEVLLAQRSAVPLVEVRMLFDAGYAADQSARPGTASMTMAMLDEGTATRDALGLSAELDRLGARLSAGANLDQCRVSLSALTPQLPAALDIMSDVLRNPAFPPDELARMKPRWLASIAQEKTRPNSLAFRLLPPLLYGQDHAYAQPLTGSGTEASIAALTREELQQFHRSWIRPERATLVVVGDIDMATLKPMLERRFGDWTVDAPAAPPKTLNTVATPQHPRVFLIDRPGAEQSVVLGGQLVPRRGDIDEAALRAMNALFGGNFTARLNMNLREDKGWAYGASSFVPDTAAQRPFILFAPVQTDRTADAMLEMLREARAFGGSAPVTSDELSVAKNGLTLELPGSNETSRQVAGTLSESVRFGLDPRWYEQFVSRVQALDTSTIDRLARRLITPDRMTWVVIGDLARIEPEVRALNLGPVQRLDADGKVIASP; this is translated from the coding sequence ATGCGCCCATTGTTGCTGCCACTGCTCGTTGCCGCCCTGTCCGGTTGCGCGGCGTTCACCGCTCAGACCACCGACTCGCCCCGCCCCTCGCCGGCGGTCGAGATTCCGTCGCTGGATATCCCGTACCAGGCCTTCACGCTGGACAATGGCCTGCGCGTGGTGATTCACGAGGATCACAAAGCCCCGATCGTCGCGGTCAATCTTTGGTATCACGTCGGCTCCAAGGACGAAACGCCGGGCAAGACGGGGTTCGCCCATCTGTTCGAACACCTGATGTTCAACGGCTCGGAGCATTACGATGACGAGTTCTTCCGGCCGCTGGAGAACGTCGGCGCCACGGGCCTGAACGGCACAACCAACGTGGATCGCACGAACTACTACGGGACCGTGCCTTCCGGTGCGCTGGACCTTGTCTTGTGGCTGGAGTCGGATCGCATGGGCCACCTGCTGGGTGCCATTACCCAGGACAAGCTCGACGAGCAGCGCGAGGTCGTGAAGAACGAGAAACGACAGCGAGCGAACCAACCTTACGGCCAGGTCTGGGAGCGAATTGCCGCCGCCACCTATCCGCAGGGCCACCCCTACAGCTGGTCGACCATCGGCTCGATGGCCGATCTGGAAGCCGCTTCGCTGGACGATGTGCACGCCTGGTTCCGTCGCTACTACGGGCCGAACAACGCGACGCTGGTCATTGCGGGAGATGTCGACACCGAGCAGGCCCTCGCTCGGGTGCGCCACTACTTCGGGGGCATCGAACCGGGGCCGGCCGTATCGCGCCGAACACAGTGGATTGCTCCCATGCAAGCACCCAAGCGTGAACGGATGGTCGATGACGTCCCCCAGCATCGGATCTACAAGGTCTGGAACATCCCCGGCCTGGACACCCGTGCTGCCAGCGAACTCAACCTGCTCAGCGACGTGCTGGGCAGCGGCAAGAACAGCCGGCTGTACCAGCGACTGGTTTATGAGGACCAGATCGCAACCGATGTCAGCGCCGGCATCTGGCCCAAGGAACTGGGCTCACAGTTCATCATGACGGCCACCGTACAGCCCGGCGGCGACCCGGCTGCGGTGGAAGCGGCCATGACAGAGGAACTGAGTCGCCTGCTCGCCGACGGCCCGCGCAGCGACGAGTTGTCCCGCGTACGAACCCGCGTAACCGCAGGCTTTATCCGGGGCGCCGAACGGGTGGGCGGCAGCTCCGGCAAGTCCGGCATTCTGGCCCGCTCTGCCGTCTTCGGCGGCAGCCCGGATGCCTACAAGCGGTATCTCGATGTACTGGAGAACGCCACGCCGCAGGATTTGCGGGAGGTCGGCCAGCAGTGGCTCGACGCGGGCGTGTACACGCTGGTTGTCGAACCCAAGGCATCGCTCGCCGCAACCACGGACGATCCGGTCGACCGCAGCCAGCTGCCGACGCCCGGCACGCCCCCGGATCTGAGACTTCCGACGGTGCAGACCACCACCCTGGCCAACGGCATCGAGGTCCTGCTCGCGCAGCGCTCGGCTGTTCCGTTGGTCGAGGTCCGCATGCTCTTCGATGCCGGCTATGCCGCCGACCAGTCGGCCCGGCCCGGCACGGCCTCGATGACCATGGCGATGCTCGATGAGGGCACGGCCACGCGCGATGCGCTGGGCCTGTCCGCCGAACTGGACCGTCTGGGCGCACGGCTGTCGGCCGGAGCCAATCTTGACCAGTGCCGTGTCAGCCTGTCAGCGCTGACCCCGCAGCTGCCGGCCGCCCTGGACATCATGAGCGATGTGCTGCGAAACCCGGCGTTTCCCCCCGATGAATTGGCGCGTATGAAACCCCGCTGGCTGGCCTCGATTGCACAAGAGAAGACGCGCCCGAACTCACTGGCGTTTCGCCTGCTGCCGCCACTGCTTTACGGACAAGACCATGCCTACGCGCAACCACTCACCGGGTCCGGCACCGAAGCCAGCATCGCCGCGCTGACCCGGGAGGAGCTCCAGCAGTTCCACCGCAGTTGGATTCGCCCCGAACGTGCAACGCTGGTCGTCGTTGGCGACATCGACATGGCCACGCTCAAGCCCATGCTCGAGCGGCGCTTTGGTGACTGGACCGTCGACGCCCCGGCTGCCCCACCCAAGACGCTCAATACCGTGGCCACACCCCAGCACCCGCGTGTCTTCCTGATCGACCGCCCCGGCGCTGAGCAGTCCGTGGTGCTGGGCGGCCAGCTGGTCCCGCGGCGTGGTGACATCGATGAGGCGGCGCTCCGCGCCATGAACGCGCTGTTCGGCGGCAATTTCACGGCGCGGCTCAACATGAACCTGCGCGAGGACAAGGGTTGGGCCTACGGCGCCAGCAGCTTTGTGCCGGATACAGCCGCACAGCGCCCATTCATTCTGTTCGCCCCAGTGCAAACCGACCGCACCGCTGATGCCATGTTGGAAATGCTGCGCGAGGCCCGGGCCTTCGGCGGGAGCGCGCCGGTGACCTCGGATGAATTGTCGGTAGCCAAGAACGGGCTCACGCTGGAACTGCCAGGCTCCAACGAAACCAGCCGTCAGGTGGCCGGCACGCTATCGGAATCGGTCCGCTTCGGCCTCGATCCGCGCTGGTACGAACAGTTTGTTTCCCGGGTCCAGGCACTGGACACCAGCACCATCGACCGGCTGGCACGCCGCCTGATCACCCCGGACCGGATGACCTGGGTCGTCATTGGCGACCTGGCCCGGATCGAACCGGAAGTGCGGGCACTGAATCTGGGACCGGTCCAGCGGCTGGATGCCGACGGCAAGGTCATCGCCTCGCCATGA
- the ampD gene encoding 1,6-anhydro-N-acetylmuramyl-L-alanine amidase AmpD, with amino-acid sequence MVTLDPQTGWLSGARRCPSPNCDERPDDAEIDLLVIHGISLPPGQFGGPWIEALFTNRLDPAAHPYFAEIHQLRVSAHLLIRRDGGLLQFVPTVLRAWHAGQSCFAGRERCNDFSIGIELEGVDDAPYASAQYERLAEVTAVLRNAYPGVTPDRIVGHSDIAPGRKTDPGPAFDWAQYRARMEEVAA; translated from the coding sequence ATGGTGACGCTTGATCCACAAACCGGCTGGCTGTCGGGCGCGCGGCGCTGCCCCTCGCCCAATTGCGACGAGCGGCCCGATGATGCCGAGATCGACCTGTTGGTGATCCATGGCATCAGCCTGCCGCCAGGGCAGTTTGGCGGGCCGTGGATCGAGGCCTTGTTCACCAATCGACTGGATCCTGCGGCGCACCCGTATTTTGCGGAGATTCACCAATTGCGCGTGTCGGCCCACCTGCTGATCCGTCGAGATGGCGGCTTATTGCAGTTCGTGCCGACCGTGTTGCGGGCCTGGCATGCCGGGCAATCCTGTTTTGCCGGGCGTGAACGCTGCAATGACTTCTCGATTGGTATCGAGTTGGAGGGTGTCGATGACGCGCCGTATGCCTCGGCGCAATACGAGCGACTTGCCGAGGTGACCGCCGTACTGCGAAATGCGTACCCCGGGGTGACCCCGGACCGTATCGTCGGCCATAGCGATATCGCACCTGGTCGCAAAACCGACCCTGGCCCGGCGTTCGACTGGGCGCAGTATCGGGCACGGATGGAGGAGGTGGCCGCATGA
- a CDS encoding helical backbone metal receptor: MTRGCCRAVLLMLLLSPLTGIAAPRVITLAPHLAELVAAVGGADHLVGVSRYSDHPPEIRGLPSVGDAFQFNEEQILTLRPTLVLAWGGGTPLSEIQRLRALQLPVEIIEVQRLPEVAAAMRRIGQLLGRAEAGREAAEAFEQRLEALRVRTGRPVAVFYQVSESPLYTLSDAHVASDVIRWCGGRNVFADAPVIAPQVSREAVLAARPELLLYSSPTGERPWRRLEAIPAVAQRQLHHIPADWLTRPGPRLLLGTERVCDHVSAVRSARSVPVDSPPGQAAGQ; the protein is encoded by the coding sequence ATGACGCGCGGGTGCTGTCGGGCCGTGCTGCTGATGCTGCTGCTCAGCCCCTTAACGGGTATCGCAGCCCCTCGCGTGATCACGCTGGCGCCGCACCTGGCTGAGCTGGTCGCGGCGGTGGGGGGCGCCGATCATTTGGTGGGCGTCAGCCGTTATTCGGACCATCCGCCAGAGATTCGCGGTTTGCCTTCGGTTGGCGATGCATTCCAGTTCAACGAGGAACAAATCCTCACGCTACGCCCGACGCTTGTGCTGGCCTGGGGCGGCGGAACGCCGCTGTCCGAGATCCAGCGATTGCGGGCGTTGCAGCTGCCAGTCGAGATCATCGAGGTCCAACGTTTGCCCGAGGTCGCCGCAGCGATGCGCCGCATCGGCCAGTTGCTGGGCCGCGCTGAGGCCGGTCGCGAGGCTGCCGAGGCATTCGAGCAGCGACTGGAGGCGCTGCGCGTGCGCACGGGCCGGCCGGTGGCCGTGTTCTACCAGGTCTCGGAGTCGCCGCTCTACACGCTGAGTGATGCGCATGTGGCATCGGATGTCATTCGCTGGTGCGGCGGACGCAATGTCTTTGCCGATGCCCCGGTGATTGCGCCGCAGGTCAGCCGCGAGGCTGTGCTGGCGGCCCGGCCCGAACTCTTGCTGTACAGCAGCCCGACCGGAGAGCGGCCCTGGCGTCGACTGGAGGCCATCCCGGCGGTGGCCCAACGACAGCTGCATCACATCCCGGCGGATTGGCTGACCCGGCCAGGACCTCGGTTGTTACTAGGAACCGAGCGGGTATGTGATCACGTGAGCGCTGTTAGATCTGCCAGGTCTGTTCCTGTGGATTCGCCGCCCGGGCAAGCTGCCGGGCAATGA
- a CDS encoding putative signal transducing protein, translated as MICVYEASDPVNAEIVKDYLLSWGLDVVIQGQFGWGGRGDLPANAYPQICVTRDSDATRARELVKQWERGEDPRPAWTCGDCGERLDGTFSDCWRCGAEKP; from the coding sequence ATGATCTGCGTCTACGAGGCCTCGGACCCGGTGAATGCAGAGATCGTCAAAGACTATCTCCTGTCCTGGGGGCTCGATGTCGTCATCCAGGGCCAGTTTGGCTGGGGCGGCCGCGGCGACCTGCCGGCCAACGCCTATCCACAGATCTGCGTCACCCGTGACAGCGACGCAACGCGCGCCCGTGAGTTGGTCAAGCAATGGGAGCGTGGCGAGGATCCGCGCCCGGCATGGACCTGCGGCGACTGCGGCGAGCGACTTGACGGTACGTTTTCGGATTGCTGGCGATGCGGGGCAGAGAAGCCATGA